In Sulfuracidifex metallicus DSM 6482 = JCM 9184, a single window of DNA contains:
- a CDS encoding VapB-type antitoxin codes for MPTISFRINNDLKKKMDELSYINWSEIIRMKIEEVIEEEERKKGRKKDLRRIKEASIKSYEYFSNYGGKKSEETIREWRDRNWQ; via the coding sequence ATGCCAACCATCAGCTTTAGGATAAATAACGACTTAAAGAAGAAGATGGACGAATTAAGTTACATCAACTGGAGCGAGATAATAAGGATGAAAATTGAAGAAGTAATCGAAGAAGAGGAGAGGAAGAAAGGCAGGAAGAAAGATCTCAGGAGGATAAAGGAAGCTTCAATCAAGTCCTATGAGTATTTCTCTAACTATGGTGGAAAGAAGAGCGAAGAGACGATAAGGGAGTGGCGTGACAGGAATTGGCAGTAG
- a CDS encoding plastocyanin/azurin family copper-binding protein — MKPVFIIMVIAIVLGALGASYIFFQHEGNNYSPGSTYGTLVPIDQAISLMRSPPSYAHVFSKNDSIVFTSHQIDLVVLTMGHKRAENLTGMNASGNVFVIYGLVNPTLIMPSNAQIHVTVINLDAGDYHNFVVTSQPPPYQYNVMMGGMQMMGGGKMDTMMPYLPPADYSTEQAHQYQYTFTLNQGEFWYICTFPGHAENGMYGEIVVGE, encoded by the coding sequence ATGAAACCGGTTTTCATTATTATGGTAATTGCTATAGTGCTAGGAGCCTTAGGCGCAAGTTATATCTTCTTCCAACACGAAGGCAACAATTATTCCCCAGGTTCCACCTACGGCACTTTAGTTCCCATCGATCAGGCAATCTCACTCATGAGATCTCCTCCTTCATACGCCCATGTATTTTCCAAGAATGACTCAATCGTGTTCACCTCCCATCAAATTGACCTTGTAGTCCTTACCATGGGACATAAGAGGGCTGAGAACCTAACTGGGATGAATGCAAGCGGTAACGTATTCGTAATCTATGGGTTGGTTAATCCTACGCTTATCATGCCTAGCAACGCTCAAATCCACGTGACGGTGATCAATCTTGACGCAGGAGATTATCACAACTTTGTTGTGACCTCTCAACCCCCGCCTTATCAGTATAACGTAATGATGGGAGGAATGCAGATGATGGGAGGAGGGAAAATGGATACTATGATGCCATATTTACCCCCAGCTGACTATAGCACCGAACAAGCTCATCAATATCAGTACACTTTCACGCTAAATCAAGGTGAATTCTGGTACATTTGTACATTTCCTGGACACGCAGAGAACGGGATGTACGGTGAAATCGTTGTAGGTGAATGA
- a CDS encoding type II toxin-antitoxin system VapC family toxin: MKVLIESSAIIEYLKGNREVKEIIDKSEEFYISSISVFEVLIGRIEERKVMDFLSAFKVLNVSKRDSIMGSRIYKRLRDKGKNVGSFDVLISAQAMNRGLTIVTKDTDFLRVREELHDLNLVMITG, from the coding sequence ATGAAAGTATTAATAGAAAGTTCGGCCATCATTGAATACCTAAAGGGAAACAGGGAAGTCAAGGAAATCATTGATAAGTCAGAGGAGTTTTATATTAGCTCCATTAGTGTCTTTGAAGTGTTAATTGGAAGGATAGAGGAGAGGAAGGTTATGGACTTTCTATCGGCATTTAAAGTTCTAAATGTAAGCAAGAGGGATTCTATAATGGGATCAAGGATTTATAAAAGGCTCAGGGATAAGGGAAAGAATGTAGGGTCTTTTGATGTGTTAATCTCAGCGCAAGCAATGAATAGAGGTTTAACCATTGTTACTAAGGACACTGACTTCTTAAGGGTAAGGGAGGAGCTTCATGACCTCAATCTAGTCATGATCACTGGATGA
- a CDS encoding antitoxin VapB family protein: protein MYTVYRMKTIMVRDDVYKKLLEIKGEKSFSQIIDELIEESLSVRRRKMERYFGTLGEDDAEAWLREIGNMRKKADESINRKFGHH, encoded by the coding sequence ATGTATACAGTATATAGGATGAAAACTATAATGGTAAGGGATGACGTATATAAGAAATTGCTTGAAATAAAAGGAGAAAAGAGCTTTAGCCAAATCATTGACGAGCTAATAGAAGAGTCCTTAAGTGTGAGGAGGAGAAAAATGGAGAGATACTTCGGTACTTTAGGGGAAGATGACGCTGAGGCGTGGTTAAGGGAGATAGGAAACATGAGGAAAAAAGCAGATGAAAGTATTAATAGAAAGTTCGGCCATCATTGA
- a CDS encoding type II toxin-antitoxin system VapC family toxin, which translates to MRKVMLDASAIMLYFYGNEKLKEIIENSEVYVNSVNLTEFLYAYARAKGWKEGLFKYSIIRNSFKLIDVNKDDIITTSAKLKIRYNLSLGDSFLLASAKHVKGVAVTSDHELKDVKEVKVLVVSL; encoded by the coding sequence GTGAGAAAAGTAATGCTTGACGCATCGGCAATTATGCTATATTTCTATGGGAATGAGAAACTGAAGGAGATAATAGAAAATAGTGAAGTTTACGTTAATTCTGTAAATCTCACAGAGTTCCTTTATGCTTACGCCAGAGCTAAAGGATGGAAAGAAGGACTATTCAAATACAGTATCATAAGAAACTCCTTTAAACTGATTGATGTAAATAAAGATGATATAATTACTACTTCTGCTAAGTTAAAAATTAGGTATAACCTTTCTCTGGGGGACTCTTTCCTTTTAGCATCAGCTAAACATGTTAAAGGAGTTGCAGTAACTAGCGACCATGAGCTCAAGGACGTAAAAGAGGTAAAAGTTCTAGTAGTTTCTTTGTGA
- a CDS encoding type II toxin-antitoxin system VapC family toxin: protein MAVVDASVVIKWLVNEEHSKEALLLKEAYVNGAIDLSAPCILPFEVINGLKYTYNLGEKELSDIGKILKDFQFSLHDFEKIIDEAISFSSAYGITVYDSAYIALGKVLNDVIYTADEKLLRKVKELQFVKHIKDFKIT, encoded by the coding sequence TTGGCAGTAGTCGATGCTTCGGTAGTGATAAAATGGTTAGTGAATGAGGAACATAGCAAAGAGGCCTTATTGTTGAAGGAAGCCTACGTAAACGGAGCTATAGACCTATCTGCCCCTTGTATACTCCCTTTTGAAGTGATTAATGGTCTGAAATACACCTATAATCTAGGGGAGAAAGAGCTGAGCGATATAGGAAAAATATTGAAGGATTTTCAATTTAGTCTCCACGATTTTGAGAAGATAATCGATGAAGCAATTTCCTTTTCCTCGGCTTACGGTATCACAGTCTACGACTCAGCGTATATAGCGTTAGGAAAGGTACTTAATGACGTTATATATACTGCAGACGAAAAGCTCCTCAGAAAAGTTAAAGAATTACAGTTTGTTAAACATATAAAGGACTTTAAAATAACGTGA
- a CDS encoding AbrB/MazE/SpoVT family DNA-binding domain-containing protein, whose protein sequence is MYRLKVHKKGIIVIPKEIRDKFNIKEGDEVNVIVDDKGIYIFPMQTIEKYFGSDKGAIDALKILEEERRKEREKSNA, encoded by the coding sequence ATGTATAGGTTAAAAGTTCATAAAAAGGGGATTATAGTAATACCCAAAGAGATTAGAGATAAGTTCAACATAAAAGAGGGTGACGAGGTAAACGTTATAGTCGACGATAAAGGTATTTATATATTTCCTATGCAGACTATTGAAAAATATTTCGGAAGCGATAAAGGTGCAATAGATGCTCTAAAAATTTTGGAGGAAGAGAGGAGAAAAGAACGTGAGAAAAGTAATGCTTGA